The Amphiura filiformis chromosome 12, Afil_fr2py, whole genome shotgun sequence genome includes a region encoding these proteins:
- the LOC140166475 gene encoding dihydropyrimidinase-like — MSSLFIQGGNVVNADRQFRADVLIEDGKIKQVGTEITPPDDAKTIDATGKLVMPGGIDTHTHFQFPIMGTVTIDDFYHGTKAAVAGGTTMIIDHCVPARGQSLLDGYQVWRDRADPNVCCDYSLHVAITWWSDKTPEEIHAICHEKGVNSFKMYMAYKDVLMLTDDQLYKAFSSIKDNGALAMVHAENGDVIEENSKKLLAAGITGPEGHLQSRPEEVEAEATGRAIMIANQVNCPLYVVHVMSKTSADEVLKARKLGKVVFGEPVAAGLATDGTHYYHKDWCHAAGHVMSPPLRDDPTTPAYLMDLLANGDLQVTGTDNCTFNTEQKALGKDDFTKIPNGINGVEDRMSIIWEKGVQTGKMDACRFVAVTSTNAAKIFNFYPSKGVIQAGADADIVIWDPEATRVISKDTHHQAVNFNIFEGMECHGVALVTISQGKVVWENNELNVVAGSGRFIDCPLHPGEAYERILQRDKVRKPIKVEREPYTGPVWSPDGVQPASQTKAPPSPTKSAGQPASSKTKDGHRNLHASGFSLSGSQVDDDVAKRNTSRITAPPGGKSNIFF, encoded by the exons ATGTCG tctCTGTTTATCCAAGGTGGGAATGTTGTAAATGCTGACCGCCAGTTCAGGGCAGATGTTCTCATTGAAGATGGGAAAATAAA ACAAGTTGGCACAGAGATAACTCCTCCAGATGATGCCAAAACCATTGATGCAACTGGCAAGCTGGTGATGCCAGGTGGCATAGATACCCATACACACTTCCAATTTCCTATCATGGGTACTGTTACCATTGATGACTTCTATCATGGAACCAAGGCAGCTGTGGCTGGAGGAACCACCATGATTA TTGACCACTGTGTACCAGCTCGTGGTCAGTCTCTTCTGGACGGGTACCAAGTGTGGAGAGACAGAGCAGACCCCAATGTTTGCTGTGACTATTCTTTACATGTGGCCATTACATGGTGGAGTGACAAAACTCCTGAAGAGATCCATGCTATATGCCATGAAAAAG GTGTTAACTCATTCAAGATGTACATGGCTTACAAAGATGTTCTCATGTTGACGGATGATCAG TTATACAAAGCATTTTCTAGCATCAAGGATAATGGTGCTCTAGCTATGGTTCATGCAGAAAATGGTGATGTCATTGAAGAG AACTCTAAGAAGCTTCTTGCTGCTGGTATAACAGGACCAGAAGGACATCTCCAGAGCAGACCAGAAGAG GTTGAAGCTGAAGCTACAGGTCGTGCTATTATGATAGCTAACCAAGTCAACTGTCCTCTCTATGTCGTCCATGTCATGAGTAAAACATCTGCTGATGAAGTATTGAAAGCAAGAAAGCTAG GCAAGGTTGTATTTGGTGAGCCTGTAGCTGCAGGTCTTGCAACTGATGGGACCCATTACTATCACAAAGACTGGTGTCATGCTGCTGGACATGTCATGTCACCACCACTCAGGGATGACCCAACTACACCTGCATACTTAATGGATCTATTGGCAAA TGGTGATTTGCAGGTGACTGGAACGGATAACTGTACCTTCAATACTGAACAGAAAGCCCTTGGCAAAGATGATTTCACAAAGATACCTAATGGCATCAATGGCGTTGAAGATAGGATGTCCATTATATGGGAAAAAGGAGTG CAAACTGGCAAGATGGACGCATGTCGTTTTGTTGCTGTCACAAGCACCAATGCTGCTAAAATCTTCAATTTCTATCCAAGTAAG GGTGTGATCCAAGCTGGAGCAGATGCTGATATAGTGATATGGGATCCAGAAGCAACTAGAGTCATCTCAAAGGATACACACCACCAA GCAGTTAATTTCAACATCTTTGAAGGAATGGAATGTCATGGTGTGGCATTAGTTACCATCAGCCAGGGGAAGGTTGTCTGGGAAAATAATGAG CTTAATGTAGTGGCTGGATCAGGACGCTTTATTGACTGCCCACTCCATCCAGGCGAGGCCTATGAGAGGATCTTGCAAAGAGACAAG GTTCGCAAGCCAATAAAAGTAGAGCGTGAACCATACACAGGACCAGTGTGGTCTCCTGATGGCGTGCAGCCTGCCAGCCAAACCAAAGCACCACCTTCACCAACAAAGTCTGCAGGACAACCAGCAAGCAGTAAGACCAAAGATGGCCACAGGAACCTGCATGCATCGGGATTTTCTCTCTCAG GTAGCcaagttgatgatgatgttgcCAAGCGTAATACATCCAGGATCACAGCACCTCCCGGTGGAAAATCCAATATCTTTTTCTAA